A genomic region of Friedmanniella luteola contains the following coding sequences:
- a CDS encoding glutamyl-tRNA reductase, with protein MSILVVSVSHRSTSVGMLSRLAMGATATAQLAEQLVASDHVDEAVVLSTCNRTELYASVSRFHGGLDDAVAALAALAGLSVTELRTLCAVFFDEGAVAHTFSVAAGLDSVVVGESQILGQVRTALSVCQDAGTVGTVLNSLFQQALRVGKRVQTETGIGSAGRSLVTAAYDLLATERGSLEGRRVLVVGAGQMAGLAARTAAAAGAQVSCANRTLVKAERLAESVGGRAVPLDQLDAALADTDVLVTCTGARSMTIGAGQLAGTPVTGVVDLALPPDVSEDVHTLGISLVNLDRLVAGRDDDTGSSEVAEARALVRAEVRDFLGLRRAAQVAPTVVALRSMASEVVAGEMSRLSSRLPTLGERERDEVQRTVRRVVDKLLHQPTVRVQELSTDPDAVDYAAALRELFALDPQSVAAVMSAEVPSA; from the coding sequence ATGAGCATTCTGGTGGTGAGCGTGTCGCACCGCTCCACGAGCGTCGGCATGCTGTCGCGGCTGGCCATGGGTGCCACGGCGACGGCGCAGCTCGCCGAGCAGCTGGTGGCGTCGGACCACGTCGACGAGGCGGTGGTGCTGTCCACCTGCAACCGCACCGAGCTCTACGCCTCGGTCTCGCGCTTCCACGGCGGCCTCGACGACGCCGTCGCCGCGCTCGCCGCGCTGGCCGGGCTCAGCGTCACGGAGCTGCGCACGCTGTGCGCGGTCTTCTTCGACGAGGGTGCCGTCGCCCACACCTTCTCGGTGGCCGCCGGGCTGGACTCGGTCGTGGTGGGGGAGAGCCAGATCCTCGGCCAGGTGCGCACCGCGCTCAGCGTCTGCCAGGACGCCGGCACCGTCGGCACGGTGCTCAACTCCCTCTTCCAGCAGGCGCTCCGCGTGGGCAAGCGGGTGCAGACCGAGACCGGCATCGGCTCCGCCGGACGCTCCCTGGTCACCGCCGCCTACGACCTGCTGGCCACCGAGCGGGGCAGCCTCGAGGGTCGCCGGGTGCTCGTCGTCGGGGCCGGCCAGATGGCCGGGCTCGCCGCCCGCACCGCCGCGGCGGCCGGGGCCCAGGTCAGCTGCGCCAACCGGACCCTGGTCAAGGCCGAGCGGCTGGCCGAGTCGGTCGGCGGCCGCGCCGTCCCGCTGGACCAGCTGGACGCTGCCCTCGCCGACACCGACGTGCTCGTCACCTGCACCGGCGCCCGCTCGATGACCATCGGGGCCGGCCAGCTCGCCGGCACCCCGGTCACCGGCGTCGTCGACCTCGCGCTGCCGCCGGACGTCTCCGAGGACGTGCACACCCTCGGGATCAGCCTGGTCAACCTGGACCGGCTGGTGGCGGGCCGCGACGACGACACCGGCTCCAGCGAGGTGGCGGAGGCCCGCGCGCTGGTGCGCGCGGAGGTCCGCGACTTCCTCGGGCTGCGCCGCGCCGCGCAGGTCGCCCCCACCGTCGTCGCCCTGCGCTCGATGGCCTCGGAGGTGGTGGCGGGGGAGATGTCGCGGCTCAGCAGCCGGCTGCCGACGCTCGGCGAGCGGGAGCGGGACGAGGTCCAGCGGACCGTCCGCCGGGTCGTCGACAAGCTGCTGCACCAGCCGACCGTCCGGGTGCAGGAGCTCTCCACCGACCCGGACGCCGTGGACTACGCCGCCGCGCTGCGCGAGCTGTTCGCCCTGGACCCGCAGAGCGTGGCGGCCGTGATGTCGGCCGAGGTCCCGTCCGCGTGA
- the hemC gene encoding hydroxymethylbilane synthase, which produces MTSATGSRVLRLGARTSPLARAQVELVAGLLAARGVPSSFVGVTTRGDVDQRALTEIGGTGVFAGAVRDALRHGEIDVAVHSLKDLPTAPDPDLEVVAVPEREDTRDVLVGRRLADLDDGARVGTGAPRRAIQLQDWAEKEGRRVVVVPVRGNVDTRLGLVRSGQVDAVLLAAAGLRRLGYLQPGTTDGAEQPPGPGASAAVVKDLPAEVLPLALMLPAPGQGALALEVAHTLDEELKEHVRALDHAVSHAEALTERAFLGRLEAGCTAPVGARAVVKSVRGTSHDLTLSAVIGRTLLSSVETPAGSGPPLRLEVEGFAEDPADFGTKHASGVLATLQFP; this is translated from the coding sequence GTGACCTCGGCGACCGGCTCCCGCGTGCTGCGGCTGGGCGCCCGCACCTCCCCGCTCGCCCGGGCCCAGGTGGAGCTGGTCGCCGGGCTGCTGGCCGCGCGCGGCGTGCCCTCCAGCTTCGTCGGGGTCACCACCCGGGGCGACGTCGACCAGCGGGCGCTCACCGAGATCGGCGGCACCGGGGTCTTCGCGGGGGCGGTCCGCGACGCCCTGCGGCACGGCGAGATCGACGTGGCGGTGCACTCCCTCAAGGACCTGCCCACCGCGCCGGACCCGGACCTGGAGGTGGTGGCCGTGCCGGAGCGCGAGGACACCCGGGACGTCCTGGTCGGCCGCCGGCTGGCCGACCTCGACGACGGCGCGCGCGTCGGCACCGGCGCCCCGCGGCGGGCGATCCAGCTGCAGGACTGGGCGGAGAAGGAGGGCCGCCGGGTCGTCGTCGTCCCCGTCCGCGGCAACGTCGACACCCGGCTGGGCCTGGTCCGCAGCGGTCAGGTCGACGCAGTGCTGCTCGCCGCGGCCGGTCTGCGCCGGCTGGGCTACCTGCAGCCCGGGACCACCGACGGGGCTGAGCAGCCTCCGGGCCCCGGTGCCAGCGCGGCGGTGGTGAAGGACCTGCCGGCCGAGGTCCTGCCGCTCGCGCTGATGCTGCCCGCGCCGGGGCAGGGCGCCCTGGCGCTGGAGGTCGCGCACACCCTCGACGAGGAGCTCAAGGAGCACGTCCGGGCGCTGGACCACGCCGTGAGCCACGCCGAGGCGCTGACGGAGCGCGCCTTCCTCGGTCGGCTCGAGGCCGGCTGCACGGCCCCGGTGGGTGCCCGCGCCGTTGTCAAGTCCGTCCGTGGTACAAGTCACGATTTGACTCTGAGCGCGGTAATTGGGAGAACGTTACTGAGCAGTGTGGAGACACCTGCCGGGAGTGGTCCTCCGCTTCGTCTCGAGGTCGAAGGGTTTGCAGAAGATCCTGCAGATTTCGGGACGAAACATGCCAGTGGGGTACTGGCCACTCTGCAGTTCCCCTGA